In a genomic window of Bemisia tabaci chromosome 1, PGI_BMITA_v3:
- the LOC140224022 gene encoding uncharacterized protein, which produces MASDDSNASQVKAKKVTDLEIELICLKNKRKIYGRQLEACYEVAERCLAVKKLSPEFICRQEDSRQSLKNLQETVMSCYEIELRLNPEASFDQSSELIEHFTDVYFKIAEIKKRLTDALESTGTADNSNPLMNNTTIISSNAPTLPRITLKTFDGTISAWPEYRANFESLIHHHESLTPSAKLNYLRTTLSGPALALVKELPITDVNYPIAWDALIGMYENKRMIGSSLLNKLLSFSAIQNENKNDLSNFMSTFGECVSAIKTQEIADLGDFMTLHIALKCLPKSLVKTFERRQTRETMPTTKDLLKFVQRQIEILDLTASAPMSSSSSESSKKYSHDSSPKRSFTATAHSPTEKTRSRCLCDCDHFLYKCPKFIEASVDERRDFVEKNHLCTICLRSGNHQDRCDSGLTCRVCNDGHNTLLHCDMPKEADPQLSDRKERVKRKNSSSSESQAEQETADSSGDESKRVHQALKSNPTETVLLGTAVVRVKGADGRFHKVRAMIDSASMTTIIRDDCARRLGLPRDATSERIIGLADQSIPGVSASTVCIIKPNKSGKPIFRSNAVIMEKITTQMPTTSVPEPISSKYRHLQLADPRFFEPQDVQLLIGADIFPYIFTGKRETTTPNEPVALSSVFGWVIVGPCSKGSAASPKSESLSKKSHLVVIERPQES; this is translated from the coding sequence ATGGCATCCGATGATAGTAATGCCTCCCAGGtaaaagcaaagaaagtcactgaCTTAGAGATCGAGTTGATCTGTCTAAAAAATAAGCGGAAAATCTACGGTCGGCAATTAGAGGCTTGCTATGAAGTTGCCGAGCGCTGCCTGGCAGTGAAAAAATTGTCGCCTGAATTCATTTGCCGGCAGGAAGATTCAAGACAATCTCTAAAGAACCTTCAAGAAACGGTCATGTCCTGCTACGAAATAGAGTTACGGTTAAACCCAGAGGCAAGTTTTGATCAAAGCAGCGAGTTGATAGAGCATTTCACCGATGTGTATTTCAAAATTGCGGAGATTAAGAAAAGGCTGACTGATGCACTGGAGTCCACCGGCACAGCTGATAACTCTAATCCGCTGATGAACAACACTACGATCATTTCAAGCAATGCGCCCACACTGCCTCGAATTACTTTGAAAACTTTCGACGGCACAATAAGCGCATGGCCGGAATATCGCGCGAATTTTGAGTCTCTGATCCATCACCATGAGTCCCTGACTCCGAGTGCCAAGCTGAACTATTTGAGGACCACTCTGTCTGGCCCTGCTTTAGCACTCGTAAAGGAGTTACCCATTACGGACGTGAATTATCCAATAGCGTGGGATGCTCTTATTGGGATGTACGAGAATAAGCGCATGATTGGTTCAAGCTTGCTGAACAAACTCCTAAGTTTTTCCGCCATTCAAAACGAAAACAAGAATGATCTATCGAACTTCATGTCGACTTTTGGTGAGTGCGTTTCAGCGATTAAAACTCAGGAAATTGCTGACCTCGGGGACTTTATGACTCTACACATAGCTTTGAAATGCCTTCCTAAATCTCTTGTAAAAACTTTTGAGAGAAGGCAAACGAGAGAGACCATGCCCACGACCAAGGATCTATTGAAATTTGTCCAGagacaaattgaaattttagactTGACGGCGAGTGCACCCATGAGCAGTTCTTCGAGTGAAAGTTCCAAGAAGTATAGTCATGACTCCAGTCCAAAGAGATCTTTCACAGCCACTGCGCACTCACCTACCGAGAAAACTAGATCTCGGTGTCTATGTGATTGTGATCATTTTCTTTATAAATGTCCAAAGTTTATTGAAGCCAGCGTCGACGAACGCAGGGATTTTgtcgagaaaaatcatttgTGCACCATCTGTCTTCGCAGTGGAAATCATCAAGACCGATGTGATTCTGGTCTAACTTGCAGAGTGTGCAATGACGGACACAATACTTTGCTTCACTGTGACATGCCCAAAGAGGCCGACCCTCAGCTCTCCGACCGTAAAGAACGAGTCAAGCGCAAGAACTCCTCGAGCTCTGAATCCCAAGCGGAGCAAGAGACTGCAGACTCTTCAGGTGATGAATCTAAGAGAGTGCATCAAGCTCTCAAGTCCAATCCCACCGAGACAGTATTACTAGGTACTGCGGTCGTTCGAGTCAAGGGTGCCGACGGACGCTTCCATAAGGTCCGGGCTATGATTGACAGTGCCTCGATGACGACAATCATTCGAGATGACTGTGCCCGACGGCTAGGTTTACCCAGGGACGCTACCTCTGAGCGAATCATTGGATTAGCTGACCAATCGATCCCTGGCGTAAGTGCCTCTACTGTTTGTATTATTAAACCCAACAAGTCTGGGAAACCAATATTCAGGAGTAATGCTGtaattatggagaaaattacCACGCAAATGCCGACCACGAGTGTGCCCGAGCCCATTAGCTCCAAGTATAGGCACCTACAACTTGCGGATCCTCGTTTCTTTGAGCCTCAGGATGTTCAACTCCTGATCGGTGCGGATATTTTCCCGTACATCTTCACTGGAAAACGTGAGACCACAACCCCAAATGAACCGGTTGCTCTGAGCAGCGTCTTTGGTTGGGTCATCGTGGGTCCATGTTCAAAAGGATCTGCAGCTTCTCCGAAATCTGAGTCCTTGTCAAAAAAATCACACCTGGTCGTCATCGAGCGACCCCAAGAATCCTAA